The Lycium barbarum isolate Lr01 chromosome 10, ASM1917538v2, whole genome shotgun sequence genome includes a region encoding these proteins:
- the LOC132614110 gene encoding uncharacterized protein LOC132614110, whose protein sequence is MAMGRERSKPLHNFTLPYGLKWGNQRHLRCAKVESNGQISAIHRESIGRRGSKLRSPENQDSGEGIGAVREKLMFDLLTEADKMKETIFKEAKNETTLTGAVDLSRPWNLRTRRAACKEPNGHVIVAGRFAGDSSVAGDSSAGEKRERVKFSVPLSRREIEEDYMAMVGHRPPRRPKKRAKLVQKNLDTLFPGLWLTEITPDLYKVSEDQ, encoded by the exons ATGGCAATGGGACGAGAAAGATCGAAACCTTTACATAATTTCACCTTACCTTATGGGCTAAAATGGGGTAACCAGAGACATTTAAGGTGCGCTAAAGTTGAATCCAATGGACAAATCTCAGCCATTCATCGAGAGTCAATCGGAAGGCGTGGATCAAAATTAAGGTCGCCGGAAAATCAAGATTCCGGTGAGGGAATCGGAGCTGTAAGAGAAAAGCTTATGTTTGATCTCTTAACAGAAGCTGATAAGATGAAGGAAACAATCTTTAAAGAAGCTAAAAATGAAACAACTTTGACCGGTGCCGTTGACTTATCTAGGCCATGGAATTTGAGGACTCGTAGAGCAGCTTGTAAAGAGCCTAACGGACACGTCATCGTCGCCGGAAGATTCGCCGGAGATTCTTCAGTTGCCGGAGATTCATCTGCAGGCGAGAAGAGAGAGAGGGTGAAGTTTTCGGTTCCGCTTTCGCGAAGAGAGATTGAGGAAGATTATATGGCGATGGTTGGACATAGACCACCTCGTAGACCAAAGAAAAGAGCTAAATTGGTTCAAAAAAATCTGGAC ACGCTATTTCCGGGGTTGTGGTTGACGGAAATTACACCTGACTTATACAAAGTTTCTGAAGATCAGTAG